Part of the Tolypothrix sp. PCC 7910 genome, CTAGTCCCCCATGACGTAAAGCTGAGGCTAAACAATTTATCCGTTCTGCAAATTCAGCGTAAGTGAAGCGTTTTTGTTTATATATAATCGCAACTTTATGACTATATACTTTAGCATTGCGTTTAATAAATGTTAAAGGAGTGAGAATGTTACGATAAACTGCTTCAGGGTTCATGGCTAATGCTAATAGTTAACCTTCACACTGGAGCATATCATAATCAGTCAAGAGCCAAGAAATGCTGGACGCTTGACCCTTGACTCTGGACTACCTAACATTTCTCACCAAAAAATCTGCTTGTCCACAGCTAGTGCGAGACCGTTTGAGAACTTCTTCACTACAAACACCAGGTTGACCGTCTTTAGAGTAGCAAAAGAATACTTCTTGTAAAAATCTTCCGGAACCAGAACAATAAGGCGCTATAGCATTAGTATTTAATTCTGGATTAGCGCTAGCAAATGCATTTTGTAATCCATCAATAGTAGTGCGGAAAGGTTTGCTTGGACGATTATAAGTTGTGGGAATCGCCACAGAATCTTTTAACTGTTTTGATAATTTTAAATATTCTTTAGGAGTCTTACCCGAACAAGTACCATGTTTTTCCCATTCATGGTCATAAAGTTTAGCACTGGGAAACAACCCCACAAACTCTTGCTTTAATTTTTTCGGTAATTTTTCAGAGGAACAATTAGCTGGATAACCCTTTTGGTATTGGGGCCACAAACCATGTAATACAAAACCAAGTTTTTTACCTACTTTGCACTGCTGTGGATCGCGATCGCCATTTTTGGCACAGTAATCTGGTGACCATGATAAAGTCAGTACGTAAAAATCAAACTGGCCAGGAGTTCCGCGATTTTGGGCGCTAACGGCGTTAGGGATAGCAAAGCTAGTAATCAACAGAGAAGATGCTACCAGGATGTTCTTGAACTGCATATTCACAGTAAGGTTTTCGGTAATTAAAGTTACGACCTATACATTAACTCAGCCCAATCAAAAATCGTCAAGAGCGATCGCAAGCATTCCCTATGACAGCCTTTTCTGGCAAAATATCAGTAATACTGCTGACTAGCTAGCGGCAAATTAGTCAGTGTGCCACTGTAGTTATGCAGTAATCTGTGCATCCCCAAAGCGTGAATAAGTAAACATGAGGACAAGAAGCAAAGTTGATATTTGGTGGCGATATTTTCTTTTATTTACAGCGCTAATTATTTCCAGACCAACTTTCCATTTTGTTAACCAGGCTTTACGAGGACACCCGTTAGATATTAACTATTTCTGGAGTGAACTCTCATTAGAAAAAGTTTTAGCTGCGGGTCTTTACAATGGTGATGGTGGGTCAGACTGGAACATAGGGAAGCCAAAAGCTACAATCTGGAATGCTGAACAGTTGCGTTCTCTACCAGAAATCAGAAAATTTGCCCTGGAACTAGTAAATCGCGATCGCGATTTAAATTATTTACCAACTTTGCGAGAAGATATAATTCTTTCCCTAGTAGCCCAACGTCATGCAGAAGATATGCTAGCGCGCAACTATTTTAGTCATATCTCTCCTGAAGGTAAACGTCCGCGCGATCGCTATCTTGCACTGGGCGGTACTCACGGTAAAGGGGTTGCTGAAAACATTCTGCAAAGCCATACACAGGGTTTCGGCTTGACCTACGGCGAAGCCGAAAAATTTCAACGCGGTTGGATGTACAGCAATGGACATCGCGAAAATCTTCTCGCTGTTCAATACACCAAATTTGGTTATGGAATTGCAACTGGTGTAGATGGGCGGATTTATGCAGTGCAAATGTTTGCGGAATAATTGGCGAAGGGGGAAAAGGTAAAAGGGGAATGGGAAAAGCAAGTTTTGGCAAATGCTCATGATAAACGCGATCGCTCTCTAGATAATTTACACTCAAGGGAAGACCGATTTATTTGCAGCTGCTTTTATGTCTTCTTCTACAGACTCTTTACCACCTGCTCTTGCTAAAATTGTGCAACGTTTTCAACGCGCTTCTGACCCCAAACGGCGCTATGAACAACTCATCTGGTATGCTCAAAAGTTGCCAGAGTTCCCAGAAGCGGACAAGGTAGCCGAAAATAAAGTACCTGGTTGCGTTTCTCAGGTTTATGTCACCGCCAGCTTGGATGATGGGAAAGTTAAATATCAAGGAGATTCTGATTCTCAATTAACTAAAGGCTTAGTAGCATTATTAATTGAAGGTTTAAATGGCCTATCTCCTACAGAAATTGTCCAACTAACACCAGATTTTATTCAAGACACTGGTTTAAATGTTAGCCTCACACCTTCCCGCGCTAACGGTTTTTATAACATTTTTAAAACTATGCAAAAAAAAGCGCTGGAATGTAAGTTAGAAGAATAAATACTGAGTGCCGAGTAAAAACTCATGTCTACCAATTTATTATCCACCGATAACGCTGTTGGATTTGGTGGAGTAGTTAAAGAATTTCTCTGGAATTGGGAAAACCAATCTTTGCGAGTGGTTTACGAAACCTTAGGACAAGGTTCCCCACTCTTGCTACTCCCAGCTTTCAGCAGCGTTTCCACTCGTGAAGAAATGGGCGAACTTGCTAGGTTATTAGCTCCTCATTTTCAAGTTGTAGCTGTCGATTGGCCTGGTTTTGGCGAATCTTCTCGCCCCAGTTTAGATTACCATCCAGAGTTATATCAGCAATTTTTAGCAGATTTTGTTAACTCTGTATTTAACACAGCAATTAATGTGTTAGCTGCTGGTCATGCGGCTAGTTATGTGTTGCAATTAGCTGTCAAACAGCCGACTGCTTTTGTCAAAATTGTGTTAGTTGCTCCCACTTGGCGCGGCCCTTTACCGACAATGGGGGCAAATCCTCAAATTGCGAGTATGGTGAGAGGATTAGTGCGATCGCCTATTGTGGGTCAATTCCTCTACAAACTCAATACTCTGCCATCTTTTTTAAATTTTATGTACCGTCGCCATGTCTTTGTGGATGCGGCGAGACTAACTCCTCATTTCATGGAAAAGAAATGGCAAACCACTCAAAAACCAGGAGCGCGATTTGCTTCCGCTGCCTTTGTGACTGGTAACATCGATGCAGTGCATGAGCAATCTGAATTTCTGAGATTAATTCAGTCACTTTCTGTGCCACTGATGATGATAATTTCCGAATCTGGCCCGCCGAAATCAACAGCCGAAATGCAAGCTATGGCGGCGTTACCAGGGGTAACTAGCGTTGTCCTTCCAGGTTCTTTAGGTTTACATGAGGAATACCCCGCAGAGGTTCTCGAAGCCGTACTCCCTTTTTTACACAATTAAACCCGAAATAATATTTTCGTGTGTATTCAGCGCTGTTGTCAGGAAAGACCATGAAATCAATTATCTCAGAGCTAGCAATTATACGGTTATGTTTCTGGTGATGGCGACAGATGGTTAAGGACACAAATACTTCTGTGTCCTTCCAAATAATGTATCTATGGAAAACATAAATTGAATTATGTAAGTTAAATTATGTTTTTATGTTTAATTTAGCTATGTTTCTCCTTATTTAAATTTCTAAATTAAGTATGCAAATTATTTTAACGTGATTTTTTATCTGATTCTTTACTTATTAATCAGCTTAGTTGTCACCTTAATTCTGCATCAAGCTAACTTTTGTAAGTTACAATTCACAAGAACTTGCAGCTAAAATTTCCGAAAATATTGCAGATTTTTCTGCACAAAAATTGAGTCTAAATTAATACATATAAAATTTTAATTTAATTTCTATCTTTAGATAGATGCACAAATATAACTGCCTATTTTCAAGCCTTTGATGTCCATAAATTTGTTCAATTAACAGAAATAATCGTTAAAAATCAGATTTTTCCTGCAATTCAGGCTTGACATTCTTTCAGATGAGAGACTACAACAATATAGTGCGTGAATACACAGTCTGATGCTTTGTTGCTACCACAATTAACTGGTTTTCAGATAGCTGCTAATTACATAAATCTGTTGACCAAAAAAGAATATGGGTTGAGCATCTACAACTACCCAGCATGACAGTTAAACATAACTGCTATGTTGTAATTTTTACGTCCTAGAGTTCCTATTTGTTGTTGAACAATGGCATAAATTAACAGAGATAATTATTGACAGTTAATTATTTTTTATACCAATTTTATATGAAATTTTACTGAATGATTACCTTCTCCTCTTGGCATTTTTCTCTGTGAGACGCTGCGCTTACTCTTGTAAAAAAGCGAGTTTACAATCTTGTCTCATAAAGTAATCGATTCATCAATAGAGAGAGTAGATTTTCAGAGGTAAATGAGATAAAAAAGTTTGAGTATTTCTCAATAGTTTGTGCAATCTTCAGGACAGCACAATGGTAGATGTATTGGGACATTATTTAGATTTAGCGGTAAATTGGATGTCACAAAATAAATTTGAAAATCCGGGAAATAAGTTTTTCAC contains:
- a CDS encoding alpha/beta fold hydrolase, with the translated sequence MSTNLLSTDNAVGFGGVVKEFLWNWENQSLRVVYETLGQGSPLLLLPAFSSVSTREEMGELARLLAPHFQVVAVDWPGFGESSRPSLDYHPELYQQFLADFVNSVFNTAINVLAAGHAASYVLQLAVKQPTAFVKIVLVAPTWRGPLPTMGANPQIASMVRGLVRSPIVGQFLYKLNTLPSFLNFMYRRHVFVDAARLTPHFMEKKWQTTQKPGARFASAAFVTGNIDAVHEQSEFLRLIQSLSVPLMMIISESGPPKSTAEMQAMAALPGVTSVVLPGSLGLHEEYPAEVLEAVLPFLHN
- a CDS encoding ribonuclease, coding for MQFKNILVASSLLITSFAIPNAVSAQNRGTPGQFDFYVLTLSWSPDYCAKNGDRDPQQCKVGKKLGFVLHGLWPQYQKGYPANCSSEKLPKKLKQEFVGLFPSAKLYDHEWEKHGTCSGKTPKEYLKLSKQLKDSVAIPTTYNRPSKPFRTTIDGLQNAFASANPELNTNAIAPYCSGSGRFLQEVFFCYSKDGQPGVCSEEVLKRSRTSCGQADFLVRNVR
- a CDS encoding SufE family protein; protein product: MSSSTDSLPPALAKIVQRFQRASDPKRRYEQLIWYAQKLPEFPEADKVAENKVPGCVSQVYVTASLDDGKVKYQGDSDSQLTKGLVALLIEGLNGLSPTEIVQLTPDFIQDTGLNVSLTPSRANGFYNIFKTMQKKALECKLEE
- a CDS encoding CAP domain-containing protein, which encodes MRTRSKVDIWWRYFLLFTALIISRPTFHFVNQALRGHPLDINYFWSELSLEKVLAAGLYNGDGGSDWNIGKPKATIWNAEQLRSLPEIRKFALELVNRDRDLNYLPTLREDIILSLVAQRHAEDMLARNYFSHISPEGKRPRDRYLALGGTHGKGVAENILQSHTQGFGLTYGEAEKFQRGWMYSNGHRENLLAVQYTKFGYGIATGVDGRIYAVQMFAE